Genomic segment of Nitrospirota bacterium:
ACAGGCCCGTCCCGGCTGCGGCCACACCGTGAGGTTATGGTTCATCACAAAGGTCGCGGGCCAGCGGGTGAGCAGCGCGTTGCCGTAACGGCCTTGACGGCGAGTCCCGCCGACGATGGCGTGCATCTTGAGCTGAGCCGCGAGCCACTGGGCCTGGTTGACGTACCCGGTTCGCCGCAGCCCGAAGTCCACTTCCTGCAGCGCGACCACGTCCACGCGCTCGTGTTCGATCGCGGCGCCGATGGCGTGCAGGTCGTAGCCGTTCTGTCCGAAGCCGCTGTGGATGTTGTAGGTCATGGCGCGGAGGTGCATGATGAGTTACCCGGCGGCGAGGCGTGATCCGAAGGCGATGCGCATTGCGTCAGTCGGGGGGGTGATCCCCGCGGCCTGTTGTCTCGGCCTCATCCGCCAGTTGCGCCACGTGAGCCACGCGCACGGTGCCGGGGAGCCCGGCGCGCAGCCGAATCATGCAACCCGGGCAGCTCGTGGCCACCAGTTCGGCGCCTGAGTCCTCGACCGCGCGCTGTTTGCGCGCAAAAATCCGATTCGAGAGGTCGGGGTCTTTCACCAGGAACGTTCCGGCACCTCCTGCGCAGCGGTCCGCATCGGCCATCTCAACGAAACGCATGCCGGGCAGCCGTTGCAACACCTCGCGCGGCGCCGTGCTCACACCCGCGGCCCGCAGGTGGCAGGAGGAGTGGTAGGTGACGGTGAGGCCCGAACCCGCGACGGGGCGAGGGGGAGAGGGGGCGAGTGAATCGTGGGCCAGGACTTCGGAGATGTGCTTCACTTTGCCGGCGAGGGCTTCGGCGCGACGCTGTTCGTCACCGGAGAACAAGGTCGGGTAGTCCTTGAGCATCAATGTGCACGAGGCGCAACCGGTCACGACCGTCTCGAAAGGAGCCAGGTGCTCCAAATTGAAGCGCGCGGCCTGCAACAATGGCTTGGTCTGGCCGTAGGTCTGAATCGGCGTCCCGGAGCAGCGTTGGGCCGGGAGAACCGGTCCCATGCCGCGGCGGCGCAATAACCGGATCACCGCGTCTCCCACGCCGTCGTCGAAGTAGTTGGCCGCGCAGCCGTGGAAATACGCGGTCGGGCCGGTGGCGCCTGCTTCGGCGGTCAGCGCCCGGTGGCGCTCACGGAGGGTGGTGCGGGCCAGGCGAGGGAGAAGCAGCTCGCGGGGGAGCCTGGCGGCCGGAGCGAGCCGGCGGAAAAACGGCCGCGTGAGGGTCTCGATGATCCGTCGCGGGAGCGGGCGGTCCCACAGCGGCTGCGTGGCGGCGAGAGCCTTGACCGCGGGCTCGAACAGCCGCGGCCTGAGCAACGCCCGCGCGACCAAGCCCGCGGCGGGGTTGGGTCGCTCCGCGCGTCGCGCGAGCGCGTGGCGCGACACGTCGATCCCTGCGGGGCACACCACGGCGCAGGACCGACAGTTCAAGCAGGCCTCCACCACCCGGCCGTCCCGTTCGTACGAATAGTCCGTTGCGGTCAACACGTGGTACCAGCCGCGCGCCCCGTTGGATTCTTCGCGGGCCACGTCGTAGGCCGGGCACACGGTGTTGCACTTGCCGCAGGTGGCGCAGGGTTTGGCGAGGCGCTCGACATCGACCCGCTCGGTGAACGGAACGGACGAGAGTTTGACGCCGGGGTTCAGCAGGTTTTCCGGGTCGAGCAGTTGCTTGGTCTCGACGAACAGCTCGTATAATTCCGGCCCGTACATGGCCGGGAGAAACTCCGCGCGCACCCGGCCGTCGCCGTGCTCGCCGCAGAGCGAGCCCCCGAACCGCTCGATCACCACGGCGTGAATCGTTCGCGAGAGGCGATCCATCCGCGCAAAGTCCGCGGGATCCCGTAGGTTCAGGAGGGGATTGATGTGCGCGTTGCCGTCGCCGATGTGCCCGTAGATCGCGACGGTCACGCCCTCGGCTTTGAATAGCGATTCCAAATAGGCGACCAGTTCCGCGAGCCGCTCGGCCGGCACGACCACGTCGTCCACGAAATTCACGGGGTGACGCAGCGCGTCGTAGCGGTACAAGGTCGGATAGATCGCCTTCCGGACGGCCCAGAGCGCGGCCTGTTGGTCCTGATCCACCGCGAGCGCGGGCGGAGCCGCCTGAGCGAGGCCGCGGCACGCGGCGTCGGCCTGCGTAAGGCGCTGAGCCGCCGGCGCTTCGTCGAATTCCACGATCAACACGGCCGCGGCGCGCTCCGGAATGCTGAATCGCGATCGTCCAATCAGGTCCAACGTGTGACCGTCGATCAGCTCCAGCGCGCTCGGTCCCAGCGGCCGCAGCGCGCTCACGGCGCGCGTCACCTCGGTCAGTTGGTCGAAGAAGAACAGTCCGGCGGCGGTTTCCTGCGGCAGGGGGACGAGCTTGAGCGTCGCCGCGGTGACGAGTCCGAGCGTGCCTTCGCTGCCCACGAACAGCCGGGGCAAGTCGAGCACCCCGCGCTCCAGACCCTCGGCCAACGCGAACAAGTTGTAGCCGCTCGAATTCTTGCTCACGGCCGGCCGCTTGGCCAAAATGTCGTCGCGGTGGCTGCGAACGAGCCGCTCCAGCTCACGGATCGCGGGAACCGACGCGAACAGGTGCTCGCACTCGGGAGAGCCCACGCGATAGGGTTTGGCCTCCAGTTTGGTGCCGTCCGCCAACCACACGTCCAGCCCCAGCACGTTGTCCTTGACCGCGCCGTATTTGAGCGAGCGCGGACCCGCGGCGTTGTTGCCCAGCATCCCGCCGAGCTTGCACATTTCTCCGCTGGACGGATCAGGGGCGAATTTCAGGCCGTGGCGTGCCAACGCGGCGTTCAAATCCGCGTAGACGATCCCCGGTTCAACCCGGGCCCAGCGGGCCTGCACGTCGATCGCCCGGATACTCCGTAGGCGCGAGCAGTCCGCCACGATCCCTTCGCCGACGGCGTTGCCGGTGAGGTTGGTGCCGCCGCTTCGAAACGTGAGCGGGATTCGGCGCTGCCGCGCGAAGGCCAGGATCTTCGCGGCGTCGGTTTCAGACTCGATGAGCACGACCGCGCGCGGCGGGATCCGGTAGATGCCCGCGTCGATGGCGTAGGCGGTGAGGGCGGGGTGGTCGCCCAGGACCTGGTTGGGTCCGACCAGGCGGGCAAGGTCGTCGATCAGCGCACGGGTTGGGACTGCAAGATCCGACACGCGCGAATTATAGCAAGTGGCCAGAGGTGGCTCAAACACGCGCGGTGCGACGAGGTCCCGTAGGCCGAGCCGTTGCGTCAGGTCCTCGCCCGGAGGCTGTTTCACCCGGAGGATCGTCGCCAGATGCCGCGGCTCCCGCCCCACTCCGCAAATCCCACGGCGGGTTCGGGAAGAGATTCGGTCGAGCCGATGACAAGCGCTCCTTGGGTGACCAGACGAGCCGTGATCGTCGCGAGGACGTTGCGCTGCATGGCCTCGTCGAAGTACGTGAAAGCGAGGTTTCGACAGAGGATCAGGTGGAACGGGCCCTCCGGGGTCACCGACCGGATGTCCTGGCGTAGGAAGACGACGGGCCGGCGGTATTCTTCCGGCAAGCAGTAGAGCCCGTTTGACCGGGTGAATGCCGCTGCGAGCCAATCTGGCGGCAACTCCTTGACGCTACTCGCGGGGTAACAGCCGATCCTGGCCCTGACGAGCAACTCGTCATCGATGTCGGTCGCCATGATTCGGAGATCGCAAGGCACGGGGTCCTTGAGCCCGAGCCTCCAGATGATGGAGAGGGTGTACGGCTCTTCTCCCGAGGCGCACCCGATGCTCCAGCACCGCAGCGCAGGTTCTCCCCGGCCGACCACGAGTTGAACCAAGGCGGGAAGCACGTCCTGCTGAAGGGCCGCAAAGGCCTGACGGTCCCGATAGAACCTTGAGATCGTGATCGTGCACAACGTGTCGAGCACGCGCCACTCCTCCGCATGGGCTTCGAGGTAGGCTCGATACGCGGCGTGGTCCGGCACCCCAAGCTCGCGGAAGCGGCGCTCAAGCCGTTTGCAGACCGTTCGGCGGACTTTGCGGAAACCCGGCCAGCGAAAGCGAAGCCGGGGCAAGGCCCATTGAAGGAACTGGACGCACTCGGGATCTGTCATCTCCGATCGGGTCCGTCGTGGAACGCGCTCCGCAGCCACGTCAAAAGTCTGGCCCCAGCCCGTCGCATCATAGCAAGGGCCACCGGGCCGCTCAAACCCTGGTGCCTGACGGCCCGCGCTCCTCACTCATAATCTCGTGAGGACTAGCCCGTTCGGGGGATATCCCGAACAGGGGCTGATTGGCGATACTGGGAGCGGTCGTTACAGGTGAAGCGATGCAGCGCGAATCATTGGCTTGGCTGGGCTTGGCTTGGCTGAACTGCGGAGACGGACAAGAGGAGGGCTGTCATATGTGGAGACACACAAGGTGGGCGGCGATGGGGCTGGCGATCATCGGATTCGGCATCGCGCCTGATGGCGTGTCGGTGGCCGAGGCCGGGGAACACTATCGGATCGTTTCGTATGAGGCGTTCGAATACGGTTTCCGCGGAGCGGACCGAGTGGAACCCGGTTTGGCGAATCTACAGGTGGTGAACACCGGCAAAGAGCAGCACCAGATGCAACTCGTCAAGCTGGAAACCGGACATTCGGCTGCGGACTTCGCTGCTGCGGCCAAGGCCAATCCGCGACGTCTGCCGAATTGGAGCCGGCTGGTGGGAGGTCCCAACGGCATCGTGGCCGGAGAGCGCACGAGCACGCTGCAGTTCCTCGCCCCCGGCGATTACGTGTTGGTGTGTTGGATGCCGGCTGCCGATGGAACGCCCCATTTCACCTTGGGCATGACCAAATCCATCACCGTGACCGCAGGTGAGGTGAAGCCCGAGCCGGAGATCGTGCCCGACATCACGATCACCCTCGCGGATTTCTCCTATAGACCGTCCAAGCCCATCACCGCCGGTCGTCATACCATCAAGGTCGTCAATCAGGGCCAACAAGTGCACGAAACCCTGGTGGTCCAACTTCCCGCCAAAGGGACCGCCAAGGCGTTCGGCGCGGCGCTGACTCCCGGCAAACCGATTTCCAGCTCGCCGCCCGGCAAGCCCATGGGCGGCGTGGTGGGGCTGGCGCCCGGCGATTCCGCGGTGTTTGAAATGGACTTCAAGCCCGGGCGCTACGGGTTGCTCTGTCTCTTTCCTGATCACGACACGGGCCAGCCGCACTTTGAAAAGGGCATGGCGATGGAGTTCGACGTCAAGTAGCCGGTCACTCCTTACGCGAAGCGCGCGAGCAGGAAGACACCGATCATTCCGAACCCCAGGGCGAGTTTGGCGGCTGCGCCCAACGCCAGTCCAATCGACGCCCCCAGCCCGGCTCGTCCTGCGGCCTTGAGGTCGCGTTGCGCCGACAGCTCTCCAGCCACGGCTCCCACGAACGGACCGAGCAGCAACCCGGGCAAGCCAAAGATCACTCCAACCAGTCCGCCGAGCACTGCACCCCAGATCGCGCGATTGGACGCTCCGACTCGCTTGGCGCCGAGCGCCGTGGCCGCAAAGTCCACCCCGTAGGTCAGCAGCGCCACCACGCCCAGCACGATCAGCGTCTGCGCTCCCACGTAGGCGAAGTCGTCCGCCCAGGCCCCGAGCAGGAGCCCGGCGAACAAGATGGGAGCACCGGGCAGAACCGGAAGGACAAGGCCCAGCAGGCCGATCGCGACCAACAGAGTGGCAAAGATCCACAAGAGGGTCGGGGTCACGTGCCGATGGCGCCCTTGCGCTCGATCACGATCTCTTTGATCACGGTATACGCGGAGAGGTGCAGCAGCCCTACCACCAGCTTGCCGATGTCTTCCGGCGGAATCATTTCCTCTTGAGGAACCGGCGCACCCTGGACCATGGGGGTGGCCACGTAGCCCGGGCAGATGGCGGTGGCCCTGATATTGTGTATGATGGCTTCTTCCAGCAGGCTCTCGGTCAAGCCCACCACCCCGAATTTCGACGCACTGTAGGCGGCCGCGCCACCGAAGCCGGTCTTTCCAGCTAGGGATGCTATGTTGACGACGTAGCCGGATCGTTGCCGTTTCATGATGGGCAGAACGGCCTTGGTGCAAAGAAAAGTCCCCTTCAAATTGATGGCCTGTATCCGGTCCCATTCGGCTTCCGTGGATTCGGCAATGGATTTCAACCGGCCGACACCCGCGTTGTTGACTAGAACGTCGATCCTGCCGAACGCGTTCTTGACGTGTTTGATGAGGGTTGCGACCTGATCGGCCGCGGACACATCCGCCGGAATTGCTAGGACCTTCCCATCGCTCGCCTCGAGAGTCTTTGCCGCTTGCCGGAGTTTCTTTTCATCGCGAGCGCAAATCCCCACACGCATGCCCTCAGCCACGAGTGATGAGGCGATGGCGAGCCCGATCCCGCTGCTCCCGCCCGTGATCACGGCAACCTGATCTCTAAGATGCGACATGGTTGACCTCACAGGCCGTGTATTTTCCCTCGAATCCAGTTGGTGAGCTGGGCGCTGCTCAGGGCGCCGGATTGGCGGGCGACTTCGCGGCCTCCCTTGAAAAGGATCAGGGTGGGGATGCTTTGGATGCCGAAGCGTGCGGCCAATTGCTGCTCCCGGTCGGTGTTGACCTTGGCGAAGCGGACCGTGGGTTCGAGCTGTTTGGCAGCGGCTTCGTACGCCGGAGCCATCATGTGGCACGGTCCGCACCACGGCGCCCAGAAATCGACCACCATCGGGATGTCGTTGCGCTCCACGTGTTGGGTGAATGCGCTCGCGGTCAGCTCGATTGGATGGCCGACAAAGAGTGCGTTGCCGCACTTGCCGCATTTGCCCGCGGCCAGCTTGTTCTGTCGCACGCGGTTGGTGGTCTGACAATTCGGGCAAACGATATGCAGAAGCTGATCCATGCGGCGATTATACCGTGGCCGGAGCGGTGACGTACGCGGTATGATCACGGCGGTCGCGGAGTGGGGCATGCCGCCCAGAATCATCGCGCATCTGGACATGGACGCGTTTTTCGCCGCGGTGGAGGAGCGCGAGCGTCCGGAGCTCAAGGGTTTGCCCATTGTCGTGGGGGCTGATCCGCTGGAGGGCAAGGGGCGCGGCGTGGTGTCTACCGCCAACTATGCGGCGCGTGTCTACGGGATCCATTCGGCCATGCCGATTACGCAGGCCTGGCGTCGGTCGGAGTGGGCGCGCCGCCAGGGCAAAGCCGCGGTGGTGTTCCTGCGGCCGAACTTCGCGCAGTACACCGAGACGTCGGGCCGTATCCGTGCCATCGTGGAACGGCACGCATCCACCATCGAACAGGCCGGCATCGACGAGATGTACGTGGATCTGAGCGCAACCGGCGGGTACGAGCAGGCTCGGGAGGTCGCGTTGGCCATCAAGCGCGACATCGCGGCGCAGGAA
This window contains:
- a CDS encoding FAD-binding and (Fe-S)-binding domain-containing protein — translated: MKQPPGEDLTQRLGLRDLVAPRVFEPPLATCYNSRVSDLAVPTRALIDDLARLVGPNQVLGDHPALTAYAIDAGIYRIPPRAVVLIESETDAAKILAFARQRRIPLTFRSGGTNLTGNAVGEGIVADCSRLRSIRAIDVQARWARVEPGIVYADLNAALARHGLKFAPDPSSGEMCKLGGMLGNNAAGPRSLKYGAVKDNVLGLDVWLADGTKLEAKPYRVGSPECEHLFASVPAIRELERLVRSHRDDILAKRPAVSKNSSGYNLFALAEGLERGVLDLPRLFVGSEGTLGLVTAATLKLVPLPQETAAGLFFFDQLTEVTRAVSALRPLGPSALELIDGHTLDLIGRSRFSIPERAAAVLIVEFDEAPAAQRLTQADAACRGLAQAAPPALAVDQDQQAALWAVRKAIYPTLYRYDALRHPVNFVDDVVVPAERLAELVAYLESLFKAEGVTVAIYGHIGDGNAHINPLLNLRDPADFARMDRLSRTIHAVVIERFGGSLCGEHGDGRVRAEFLPAMYGPELYELFVETKQLLDPENLLNPGVKLSSVPFTERVDVERLAKPCATCGKCNTVCPAYDVAREESNGARGWYHVLTATDYSYERDGRVVEACLNCRSCAVVCPAGIDVSRHALARRAERPNPAAGLVARALLRPRLFEPAVKALAATQPLWDRPLPRRIIETLTRPFFRRLAPAARLPRELLLPRLARTTLRERHRALTAEAGATGPTAYFHGCAANYFDDGVGDAVIRLLRRRGMGPVLPAQRCSGTPIQTYGQTKPLLQAARFNLEHLAPFETVVTGCASCTLMLKDYPTLFSGDEQRRAEALAGKVKHISEVLAHDSLAPSPPRPVAGSGLTVTYHSSCHLRAAGVSTAPREVLQRLPGMRFVEMADADRCAGGAGTFLVKDPDLSNRIFARKQRAVEDSGAELVATSCPGCMIRLRAGLPGTVRVAHVAQLADEAETTGRGDHPPD
- a CDS encoding CheR family methyltransferase gives rise to the protein MTDPECVQFLQWALPRLRFRWPGFRKVRRTVCKRLERRFRELGVPDHAAYRAYLEAHAEEWRVLDTLCTITISRFYRDRQAFAALQQDVLPALVQLVVGRGEPALRCWSIGCASGEEPYTLSIIWRLGLKDPVPCDLRIMATDIDDELLVRARIGCYPASSVKELPPDWLAAAFTRSNGLYCLPEEYRRPVVFLRQDIRSVTPEGPFHLILCRNLAFTYFDEAMQRNVLATITARLVTQGALVIGSTESLPEPAVGFAEWGGSRGIWRRSSG
- a CDS encoding DUF456 domain-containing protein, yielding MTPTLLWIFATLLVAIGLLGLVLPVLPGAPILFAGLLLGAWADDFAYVGAQTLIVLGVVALLTYGVDFAATALGAKRVGASNRAIWGAVLGGLVGVIFGLPGLLLGPFVGAVAGELSAQRDLKAAGRAGLGASIGLALGAAAKLALGFGMIGVFLLARFA
- a CDS encoding SDR family NAD(P)-dependent oxidoreductase, which produces MSHLRDQVAVITGGSSGIGLAIASSLVAEGMRVGICARDEKKLRQAAKTLEASDGKVLAIPADVSAADQVATLIKHVKNAFGRIDVLVNNAGVGRLKSIAESTEAEWDRIQAINLKGTFLCTKAVLPIMKRQRSGYVVNIASLAGKTGFGGAAAYSASKFGVVGLTESLLEEAIIHNIRATAICPGYVATPMVQGAPVPQEEMIPPEDIGKLVVGLLHLSAYTVIKEIVIERKGAIGT
- the trxC gene encoding thioredoxin TrxC, translated to MDQLLHIVCPNCQTTNRVRQNKLAAGKCGKCGNALFVGHPIELTASAFTQHVERNDIPMVVDFWAPWCGPCHMMAPAYEAAAKQLEPTVRFAKVNTDREQQLAARFGIQSIPTLILFKGGREVARQSGALSSAQLTNWIRGKIHGL